The nucleotide window CGTTGGCTAGCGGAAGCTGAGCGAGCTTTGGGCTTAGCTCCTGAAATCGGCTAGTACAGTTAATGATGACTTGGTGATGCAGGCTGTCGCGGGAGCTCTGCCAGCTACGCAACGCAAACAGTAGTCCCCCAGCCCCTAGGATAGTGGCTATATATGATAATGCCTCAAGAAGTTGGAGTAAGGTCATGTAATTTTTGAAATTAGGTATACAGGAGAGATGCTAGTTCGACCTAATGGATGTATGTAGGCTGATATGAGGATGTTTTGGAGTCAGGGAATGCTTCTGTAAATTCCTTAATCCTGAAGCTTAAAAACATAGCCACCTAATAGATGGCTGTATTTTTCATGATTCAACAGCCGAACGTCACTCTAGTACAGTATACTTGGCTGTATTCCTACTTTAGAAACGCCTTTACATTCTCCTCTGTGTAAGTCGGCACATCCGTGGCCCGTACCTCAACTCGGTTTGCACCCATAGCTTTAAACCAATCTGTGACGTAGCGATTCACGATATCAGCGTAAAAAGGCGGCCGGCTATACGTGTTGATCTCCAGTACAAGCACATCGAGCCCCTTCAGATTGGTGCCGGGTGGAACCAATAAGCCATATTTGCCAGCCTCGTACTTGGCAGCCCAGTTAGCGGCGGTGAATTGCCCCTTTTTCACCAACTCATTCTGAATATAGGTATCGTTAAAGAACGCTGCTTTGTTGCCATCCCGCATACTACGGTTGCGCACGTGGTCCAGGTAGCCATCGGTCACAACAATGAGGACGTTGCGGTACATGGAGGTATCCATGATACAACGGGCAGCCATCTTCTCTTTGGCAAAGCCCCACAGGTCGGCGCCATCTTGCGGCTGCTGTTTTACGAATTCGTACAGACGCTCTACGCCGGCTGTAGTTTGCGCTACCAATTTATTGTATACCTCCTTTTTGGCTTTAGGGTCCATCTCGGGTTTGCCCAGATCTACCTGTAGCGACCGGGCTACTTGATCGAGGTTCGCATCCATTTGAGGCTGGGGCTCGAAGTAGATGGCGAATCGGTCTTTGGCTTTGAGGGCACCCTGCTTCTCCATGTGGCTCTTAAACCAGGTGGAAGCGGCCTTTACAATAGCCACATCGCGGTTTTGCTGGGTATCCTGCCCGAAACGCGCATTAATGCGGTTGGACAGATCCAGCAGGATAGTCAGGTTGGTTCTTTTGGCAGGCGTGGCAGCGGTGGGGGCACCGACAGTCTCTACTGCCCCCCTTTTTCCTTCACACGAGCTGAAGCCTGCTGAGGCCGCTAAGAAACCAAGAGCTAAAATTTTCGAGAAACGCATTCGTAAAAACAGGTAGGAGAGTTAATTAGCAGATGGACCTTGCATACCCAGCCCATCTATTTCGGAAGAGCGGTAAGACAGAACGGTGTTTTGACCTAAATGACGTTCGATGAACTGGTCGAGGGTGGCTTTGCACTGGTTTTGCTTGTAGTGCGACATATCCGCACCTGTCATCCAGGATAGCCAACCGTCGCAGAACTCCATAAGGTAGTTCGCCCACTCGCGGGCTGGAATGATAACACCCATGAGTTGTGCCTCCAGCTGGTGCCGCTGGGCAATCAAGTTCTTGATGATTTCTTTCACCTTACCGATTTGCTCTTCTAGGGTGATGCACTCCGTTTCCTTTTCCTGAATTTGTTTTTGCCGCTCGGTAATGGCCGCATCCACTTTGTTGGAAAGGCGGTGGGCTTCCATGAAGAAGTCAAAAAGCAGCCCCCAGATGAGGTACACTACAAAGCCGGCAAAGATGATAGTCCAAAAGTCGACATCCACTATAGCCATCCCCATGGTATAATCGGGCATATCTTTAAAGGACGCAGCTTTGTTTAAGTCGTAAATCTTTTTGGAGATTCCATAGGCCAAGACATAGTCGAAAATAAAGGTAACCAAGATGATACCTCCTATTTTCAACCATTTGACTTGCGAGTTGCTCTTCTGAAACTGATGCAGGATATAGCCCAGGCCTAAAAAGGCTGATGGAAGCGTGAGCATGAGCAACACCTCCATAAATCCATCCTGCCAAGCTTTTATAAAGGCCTGGCCGTCGAATATAGCCCGACTCACGGCCTGGTCATCGGCACCGAAGCTTTTGAAGAAAGCTGAGTAGATAGCGGAGCTATAAAAGACAAATAAGTATACAGTTAGGAAGGCGAGGATAGTGCCACTAATCCATAGAGCCAGCCGGGAAGGCTCCTGCAGGTGCATATCCTCGGGGGAAGTGCGAAGCAGATGAATCTCGTGCTTGATGTCCGTTATTTTCTGCTTAGTGCCGTCCAGCTTATTGTCCAGTGTAGCCCGCTCATCCTGGCGATATTCGATTTCAGTGCTAACGGCGTTGATTTCGCCTTGCTTTTGCTTGCGTTGGGTTTCCTGCTGGCGGTCATTCTGGTCGAACTGCTCGTGCAGGTTGGCCAGGATGCGCGTCAGGTTTACCTCCAGGCCGTGCGTGGTGCCGTTGTGCTGACCAGCCGCACGGAAGCCGGCCTGCCGCATAGTCCGTTGGATGCGGACAGAATCCGGGTCGGCATAGTTTTCCGACTCAAGATTATCGGCGGCGGAGCTTACTAAGCCGAGCTTTTTGAGCACGCGGTCAGCAAAAGATGCGTCGCGGCCAAGCGTCTCTAAAGCAGGGCTTTCGGCGGCAATAGGTTCGGGGGTTGGCTTCAGGTTGAAGAGGCCAGGTTTGAGTAAAGTCATAATGAATGCGGGTGTACTTGCGGTTAGAGGGATTCCTGAACTACCTGGACCACCTGGGCCGGCGCCACGCCTGCTTGGGCCTGCTCCAATAGAAAATCGACAATACCGTCGGCATTCTCTTCGGCAAACTCATACAGCAGCACGCTGCGGCGCAACATGGCACGCTCCTCCTCTTTGATAATGCCGTCAGCTAGGATCAGGCGGGCCAGATCATAGAGGTGGGATACCCGTTCGTGTGGGGTGCTAGGTAGAGTAGTACTGACGGAGTGAGGGCGCAACATGATGGACTCCAACGCCTCCTTGGAAACGCCGCGCTCCAGCGCGATGCTGTAGATCAGCTCTACTTCACGCAGGTCTACTTCCTGATCAACGTAAGCCAGAGCCAGCAGACGCGCCAGCAGGCTGTGTGTTACTTGCGAACTGACAGAAACTGTGGGGGTAAAATTTTCCATGCAGTAGAGGTTGATGAGGTGAGAGTATTACTTAAGGATGGCAACGGCAAGTGATGCGGCTATACCTAGCAGTGCTATTACCTGCAAAATGGTGGAGCGGGTAGTTAGCGAAGTGATTTGCTGCTGCAAGCCAGCAATCAGCTCCTGAAGCTGTTCGTGCCGCTGCGAGTGATACTGTTGCTGCCGGGCCAGTGCCTGATCCAAGGTCGTGAGTCGCTCCAGCGTAGTGGTTTGCTTCTGCTCCGTAGACTGGTGAATCCGCTGCTGCTGAGCGTCGATAGATTCCAGGCGGTCGGAAAACCGAGCCGCATTCATGGCGTCCCGGAAGGCGGTCAGGCTAGCTGTGATTACCTGGAGCCGGTCGCTGAGCCCGGTTAGAACGTCGCCCTGACTCTGCCCATTTTTGCGCAGCGCTTCGATGGCCTTTTCCAGCTCGTTGGTTTGCTTGCCATATTCCCGCAGGGCAAGCTGCAGTTGCTTGTCCAGCGCCTCAGCCCATTGCTTGGAGTTCTGGCGGAGCAGCTCACTCTGGCCGTCGATGCTTTTCTTGTGTTCCCGTTGCAGATCAGCCAGCAAGGCTTTTTGCTGTCCGTGTACAGCTTCGGCAGCCCGGATGGCAGCATCGGCGGCATCACGAGACTCGGAGGCACTATCCTTAGCGCGGCCGATTTCATCAGTAAAGTTCTTGAGGCGCCCTAGCTCACGCTTCAGGACATCGAGAGTGGAAGTAGGTTGTTCTGCCATAGATGTTATAAGGTGCCAGACTAGGCCAGGGAGGTGCGGTTGTCGAAGCGTTTATTGAAAGTCAACAGCCATTTGCTATTGATATCGACCAGAATGGAATCAACGACATGGTCGAGCACGTAAGGCCCCAGGGAGGGCTCATAGTGGCTGATTTCAGTGGCATAGCGCCGGGCCAACTCATTCAGCTCGGTTTCGGTAAGCTGGGTCTGCTCGTAGAATGCCACCAGACCGTCCCGGATTTTGCGGCGCCCAACTTCCTCTAATCGTGGGTCCACTTTCTTCGGGGGTTTGTGTTTCTCTAATAATAACATGGCAAACCCATCAAGCAGCAACAGGGCGCCGTTGTTGGGAGCGGCCTGCAGCAGCCGGGCGCATGCGCCCCGGAGGTGCTTGATGTTGTCTTTCTCCTTGCCCAGTCCATCGGGTGGCTCGGCCATATACTTCAGGTATTTCCACAGAATTTCCTGGTCGAAATGGGTGCCTTGCTTGGTATCTTCAGGCAGCAGGTGAGGACGCGCATACTTGGAGTTGAAATAAAGGTCGAAGAACTCGCTTAGGTCGTCGCCCTTCAAGCCGTTACGACAAGCGTTTTCCATCTCTAAAATGGCCTGCCTGCGTTTAGCAGCAATTTCAGAGTAGGTGAAATCCAGAACCTGGCCCAGGCACTTCTCTAATAAGGTTTCCCCCTTTTCGCGCTGCACCGTCTGCTCGCACAGCTGGCGGGCGTTAGTGGCCGTGGTGTAGCGCCGAAAGTAGTCTTCCAGCCGGTCGAGGTAATGCTGATCGGTAGCGGGCCGGGGAGCTAGCAATAACGTGAGCGTACGGGCCCCGTAGTCGATGGTGTAGTCCTCGACTACGCCCAATAGGCAGAGGCGGTGAACTGCTTTGTAGGTATCCTGCTCTTCGCGGATGCGAGGATAATTACGGCGGAGGGCATCGAATACTTCTTTAGGTGGTTCCGGTGTCAGCTGCTGGCGGAGGTTATTCAGAAATTCCTGGTCGGTGGTTGTGTATGCGGCAGCTTGTTTGAGCAAGGGTTCGGTCAGCTTCCAGCCGTAGGAAGCGGCTATTTCCGCCATTTCACTGTAGGATCCATTGACAAAACCAATAGTGAGCGGGTTAGGACGTTCGCCTATGGCCACCTGGCTTAACTTCGGTACAATGCCAAGCGTGGAGGAGGCACTGGTTCGGGTTGCCAGCCACTCCGCCAGGGTAGCCTGAGAAGCCAGCGCATCATCAGGTGTTTCTTCGAGGAGGTATTGCACCAACCAGTCGAGCAAAGCCTGCGCCTGCTCAACGGATATACTTTCGTGCTTGTTCGTTAGGGAAGCAACCGGCGCTTTGGGGTTGCTAAAATCGACGCGGCCATAGCCGACGCCGAAGCTTTGGTTGACGTAGAGGAAACGAGGTTCTCCCTGCCCAGGACGAGGGAAGAGACTAACGGTTACAGGTAGTGAGAAGGTTTCCTGCAGGTATTCAGCCAACTCGGCGCACTGCTGCAAGGCCGGAAAGGTCACCCGGCTCAGCAACTCGTGCATGACCAGGGCTTCCTTTTTGCGGCCTTTGAAGCTGTTCTGGTGAAACTGCTCCTGAATACGGCGGTCTGCCTCATGGAACAGCACGTAATTCAGCGCGTAGGCCCGGTCGCGGCCGGCACGGCCAGCTTCCTGCACGAAGCTCTCAATGGAGCCTGGAAAATTGTAATGAATAGTGAAGCGGACGTTGGGCTTGTCAATACCCATCCCAAAGGCCTTGGTAGCTACCAATAGGTTGAGTTGGTCGCTGACAAAACGCGTCTGCATGCGCTCCATCTCATTTTGCGCGCTGTCTTTATCGGTATCGTTTTGGTCGCTGCCCATGAAGTACCCCACCCGTAGCGGTAGCGTGTCTACATTTTGGAGCATAGTATGGATGCTGCGCACCCCCGCCGCGTGCCGCTCGGATTTGTAGGGGCAAAAAATCAGTCCGGCATGCGGATAGCGCCCTTCATCCTCCTGGTAAAAAGAGTCGGATTGGAAACTGCGGGGTATAAAGCGGGCTTCCTCGGCAGTGGCAATACGCTCCTCCAGGGAGTACGGCAAATTCTGCAACAGGTGACGAAGCTCCTGATGCTTAGCTGCGCCCAGAGGGTCTTTTTCATGACGGTGTGACTCGTTAGTTTTGACGTCAATAATACGGTAGCTCAGTTCTCTACGCTCCGTGGTGCGGGTACGCACCACGTCATCAGGGTCGAGGCGCAGCTCTCGCTCCACATCAGCCAGCACGTCGAAGGACGCGGTGGCCGTTAGGCCATAGAGAGGTACGGACTTGCCGTTGAAAGTGTGGCAGTAGGCGCGGGCGTTGTCGCCGAGGCGCAGGTATTGGGTGCGGAAGTCGTGGCCCCACTCCGACACGCAATGCGCCTCATCGATAACGCAGTAATTGAAGCCTACGCGGGTAGCAACCCGATCGGGGCTACGCATACGCTGCAGCTGCTGCCGGAAGCTCTGAATCATCATGCGCTCGGGCGAGATGAAGAAGAATAGCAACTCGCCTCGACTCAGCCGGCGCAGGCGCAGCTCGCGTTGGGTAGCCGTACGAATAGAAGAGTTGACGTAGCTGGTGGCATCAATCCAGTTCTTCTGCAGGCCTTCGTACTGGTCCTGCATCAGGGATTTGATGGGGTCAACCACCAAGGCTACGCCTGGCTGCAGGAGAGCAGCCAGCTGGTAGGTAAGGGACTTGCCGCCGCCGGTAGGCAACAGACCTAGTACGCTGCGCCCTTGCAGGCCCCGGTTGAGGATAGGCAGTTGACCTTCGCGGAAGTCGGCTTTGCGGAAAATATTCTGCAGGAAATAGAGCAGTGGCTCCTTGCGGCCGGGTAGCTCGGGATACTCATACTCATCTTCCCGGTCGTACTCCTGTACTATGGGCGGGTACGCTACCAAGGCCGCAGTCTGAAACCGCCGGGCGGCGCGGGGAGCATAGGCGGA belongs to Hymenobacter sp. J193 and includes:
- a CDS encoding DEAD/DEAH box helicase; the encoded protein is MEFAPEEAEQVHKTLHVNPNEFTEQDADFTLALPYPWFRTPLSPPVHGIVVEIDGSQHLEPSQRQKDARRDWATEQAHWLTARLPSAEFGTPQKALRPLREAVEQHEYFAHLAANYEQPMYASTAGLQAQQLLLTPLAVARLQRTLLECISNGLLPLHKSAWHLVIVEHDVPCAHLSVEALQELMLELFDLEGRERHLPEIRLQVFASHEYLHAALHTAPGHAVQPLSMASLAAPADLVLDVAMLQRPGFTPSSRHLPGQAYVSIRSAYAPRAARRFQTAALVAYPPIVQEYDREDEYEYPELPGRKEPLLYFLQNIFRKADFREGQLPILNRGLQGRSVLGLLPTGGGKSLTYQLAALLQPGVALVVDPIKSLMQDQYEGLQKNWIDATSYVNSSIRTATQRELRLRRLSRGELLFFFISPERMMIQSFRQQLQRMRSPDRVATRVGFNYCVIDEAHCVSEWGHDFRTQYLRLGDNARAYCHTFNGKSVPLYGLTATASFDVLADVERELRLDPDDVVRTRTTERRELSYRIIDVKTNESHRHEKDPLGAAKHQELRHLLQNLPYSLEERIATAEEARFIPRSFQSDSFYQEDEGRYPHAGLIFCPYKSERHAAGVRSIHTMLQNVDTLPLRVGYFMGSDQNDTDKDSAQNEMERMQTRFVSDQLNLLVATKAFGMGIDKPNVRFTIHYNFPGSIESFVQEAGRAGRDRAYALNYVLFHEADRRIQEQFHQNSFKGRKKEALVMHELLSRVTFPALQQCAELAEYLQETFSLPVTVSLFPRPGQGEPRFLYVNQSFGVGYGRVDFSNPKAPVASLTNKHESISVEQAQALLDWLVQYLLEETPDDALASQATLAEWLATRTSASSTLGIVPKLSQVAIGERPNPLTIGFVNGSYSEMAEIAASYGWKLTEPLLKQAAAYTTTDQEFLNNLRQQLTPEPPKEVFDALRRNYPRIREEQDTYKAVHRLCLLGVVEDYTIDYGARTLTLLLAPRPATDQHYLDRLEDYFRRYTTATNARQLCEQTVQREKGETLLEKCLGQVLDFTYSEIAAKRRQAILEMENACRNGLKGDDLSEFFDLYFNSKYARPHLLPEDTKQGTHFDQEILWKYLKYMAEPPDGLGKEKDNIKHLRGACARLLQAAPNNGALLLLDGFAMLLLEKHKPPKKVDPRLEEVGRRKIRDGLVAFYEQTQLTETELNELARRYATEISHYEPSLGPYVLDHVVDSILVDINSKWLLTFNKRFDNRTSLA